One Corynebacterium aurimucosum genomic window, TGACCGCGCGGGTGATGCGGGCCAGGGCCATGCCGATGCCGTAGGAGGTGGAGCCCTTAGCGTCGATGATGTGGTAGGCAGCGTCGCGGGTGTCCTCGAAGATCTTCTCGATGCGCTCGTTGTAGCCCGGGTCCTTTTCAGAACGGTGGGACAGGGAGACACCTGCGATGTTGGCGGAGGAGACGACCGGCAGCTCGGAATCGCCGTGCTCACCGATGATGTAGGCGTGGACGGAGGTCGGTGCCACGTCATCCATTTCAGAGAGCATGTAGCGGTAGCGGGCCGAGTCCAGGACGGTGCCGGAGCCGATGACGCGCTGGTGCGGGAAGCCGGAGGCCTTCCACACTGCGTAGGTCAGCAGGTCCACCGGGTTGGAGGCGACCAGGAAGATGCCGTCGAAGTCATTCTTCATGACGTCCGCCACGATGGAGTTCATGATCTTGACGTTCTTGTCCACGAGCTGCAGGCGGGTCTCGCCGGGCTTCTGTGCGGCACCGGCGCAGATGACGACCATGGAGGCGTCCTTGCAGTCTTCGTAGGTACCCTTGGTCACGCGGGTGCGGGACGGGGCCCAGACGACGCCATGGTTGAGGTCCATGACGTTGCCCTCGAGCTTCTTTTCGTCGATGTCGATGATGGCCAGGTGATCAACAGTGCCCTGGTTGACCAGAGCGTAGGCGTAAGCAACTCCAACGTCGCCAGCGCCGATGAGTACTACTTTGTTTCCAACATGATTTCCCATGACTCCTATTGTGCCCCTAATGTCCGAGTTTTGCTCGTTATGCGCCCGAATTCACAGGTTAAGTAGTCCGATCTCACATTTTTATGCCCGATTAGGTCTGATTAGTGGCATCACTGCACGTTCGCCCCAAAGCTGGTTCAATGGCCAGCATGCGTCAACTCGCGCGCCGCATCGCCCTCAAAACCGCCCGCACAGGACTTCAGGCTGCCATCTTTTCCTTGGAGCTCATCAGTGATCTCACCCCTGGAATGCGCATGACCGGCAGGCGGCGCCTGCCGCAAAATATGTGGCCCGGGCTCTTCGGCGCCGAAGTAGCGACCTGGGCAGCCGTCTCCCCGTCGCTATTGCCACGCCCGTGGTGGGTTACCGCTGCCAACGTGGCCATCGGCCAAGGCGCGGGACATCTCGCCGCCACCACCGCGGCTTTCGCAGCGAAGCGCGCTCTACGCCACGCGGGCCGGCGCCCCCAGGATCGGGTCGGCCCCACCACTCGGCGCTATTCCTACTACTTGCTGGGGCTCGGAACCTTCATCGCGGGCATACGCTCCCTGCGCAACCAAACAGAGCAGGCCCGCCTCGTGGGCAAACTCAATGACCGCGGCCCGCAATCCGCCGCACTAGGCATGATGGTGGGCACCGCAGGCTACGGCGCCTTGCTCATCGTAGGGGAGGCGGCTCAGCTTACTGTCACTCAGCTTTCTCTCCAGGTGCAGCGTTGGCTGCCCCGGTGGATTGCCTGGCCCCTAGCCGGCGGCGCGGTGGGCTTCGCCGCGGCCGTGGCCAGCGACCGCATGGTCTGGCGCCGGCTGCTCCGCAAAGCCACTGTCCAGGGCCTTGCCCTCAACAAGCTCGTCTATCCGGGATCTGTCATGCCATGGGAGCCGGAACGCTCGGGCAGCCCATGGTCCCACGAGCAGTGGACGGCTGTCGGCTCACAAGGCCGCGTTTTTCTCGACCGCGGCCCCCGCGCCCAAGACATCAAAGAGGTCATGCACTTCGACCGGGCGCGCGAACCAATACGCATTTACATCGGCCTCATCCGCGGCCGTGGTCCGCACGCCGCCGCCCGCCACGCGGTGGCGGAGATGGACCGCACGGGGGCCTTCCACCGCGACACCATCGTGCTGCAGATGCCCTCCGGCTCAGGCTGGATCAATAATTATTCGGTCAGTGGCTATGAATTCCTCACGCGCGGCAATTGCGCCACCGTGGCCTTGCAATTCGACTACCTGCCTTCCATGTTTTCCTACCTGGTGGATAAGAACCTCTCCCGCACTTTTGCGCGCGAGCTCATCGCCGCTGTTCACGCCCGCCTCGAGCTCTTGCCCGAGGATAACCGCCCCAAGCTGTACTTAAGCGGCGAATCCCTGGGCTGCTATGCCATCGTGGAAAACTATGAGACGGTCGAAGATTTGCTCGCGGCGTGCGATGGCGCGGTATTCACTGGGCCGCCCCGGATGACCAGTTTCATGCGCCGCCTGCACCGCGAACGCGGCTCCTTGGAGCGCTTGCCGCTTATCGACGGCGGCCGGCACCTCCGCTTCGCCGCAGTCCCCGCCCACATGGAGCACGATGCCTTCGGCGAGCCCTATGGCCCCTGGGAGCGCCCGCGGGTAGCGGTGGGGCAACACGCCTCCGATGCCATCGTGTGGTGGGATAGCAAGCTCATTTATGCCCGCCCCAACTGGATCCACGAGCCGACCCCGCAGACCTTGTACGCAGATACTTTTAACAACCTGCGCTGGCATCCGTTCATCACCTTCTGGCAGGTAGCACTGGACCAGATCAACTCGCTCAACGTGCCGGGCGGCCACGGGCACAACTACTTCGAGGAAACCTTCTGGTACTGGGATTCCGTCCTCGGATCCCAAACCCGCACCCAGCTCACTCCGGAGCTAGCTGAGCGCATGCGGGCCTTTGTGGAGCGCGACCAGCTCAACAAACCTTCCGACTTCCGCACGCATGTGCGCAAACAGCTCTAGCCGCCGGCCAGTGCGCTCACTTCACTAGCCGCACTTCACGCCGGTGCTGTGGTGCGGGCAGTAGCCGTTGGGCACCTTGTGCAGGTACTGCTGGTGTTCGTCCTCGGCCAGGTAATACTCTCCCGAGTCTGTCTCACTGAGGAGGGTGACTTCGGTGGTGGTGGCGCCGAAGCCGGCGTCGGCAAGCTTGCCTGCGTAGGAATCCACGAGCTGCTGGATCTCTTGGCGCTCCTCCTCGGTCTCCGGGTAGAACGCCGAGCGGTACTGCGTGCCGACATCGTTGCCCTGGCGGAAGCCCTGAGTCGGATCGTGGGCCTCCAGAGCCTTGACCACTAAGTCTCGCAGGCTCACGCGCTGCGGGTCATAGGTAATCTGCACCGCCTCCGCGTGGTTGGTCAGCCCGCGGCAGACCTCGTAGTAGGTCGGGTTAGGCGTGGTGCCGCCCGCATAGCCCACGGACGTGGACTCCACGCCCTCAGTTTCCCAGAACATCTTCTCCGCGCCCCAGAAACAACCGATGGCGATGATGAGGGACTTCTGCCCTTCCTTCCACGGTCCAGTAATCGGAGTGCCTAGCACCGCATGGGGCTGCGGGTTATCCAAGACGGGCTCGGCGCGCCCGGGAAGGGCGTCCTCCGCTGCCACCAGCTTGGGTTCTGGTTTGAAAAGAAACATGCTGGGATCTCCTTCACTTAGTGCTGTCCTCCCCTTATACTCCGCTGCGCTGCCCACAATCCAGGTTTTTGTTCATGGCCTCTACCATAGAAAAAATATTGTGGCCAAATTCTCATTTGATCCCTACCATGGGGCCTCGTACCCCAAAGAAAGGATGACACAAATGGCTGTTTACGAACTTCCGGAACTCGACTACGCATACGATGCTCTAGAGCCGCACATCTCCGCCGAGATCATGGAGCTGCACCACTCCAAACACCACGCTGGCTACGTTGCTGGTGCTAACGCTGCGCTCGAGGCCTTGGAGGAGCAGCGCAACGGCGAGGCTAACGCTGACGCTATCCGCGCTCTGTCCAAGAACCTTGCCTTCAACCTGGGTGGCCACACCAACCACTCCATCTTCTGGAAGAACCTCTCCCCGAACGGTGGCGGCGAGCCCACCGGCGAGCTGGCTGAGGCTATTAACCGCGACTTCGGTTCCTTCGAGAAGTTCAAGGCTCACTTCTCCGCTGTTGCTACCGGCCTGCAGGGCTCCGGTTGGGCAGTTCTGGGCTATGACCATGTTGCTGGCCGCCTGATTATTGAGCAGCTGACCGATCAGCAGGGCAACATCTCCGTGAACTTCACCCCGCTGCTGATGCTGGATATGTGGGAGCACGCCTTCTACCTCCAGTACAAGAACGTGAAGGCTGATTACGTCAAGGCTGTCTGGAACGTCTTCAACTGGGATGACGTTGCTGAGCGTTACGCTGCTGCCACCAAGTAAGCACTCTGGCCTCATTTAAGGCCACATAGCTGACCGCGCTGGGTCCTCTTCATTGAGGCTCAGCGCGGTTTCGCGTTTTGGCTCCCTCTACAGGCTTTGCGGAGGACCACCCAACCCCGATATCCAGACCACAACTGCCCGATCCGCCAAAGTTATGCGCCGTCATTGCAGATCCGAGAGGGATCTTCGTCATGTTGGGCAGTTGGCCTATCCGTTAAGACACTCTGCCGCCTGGGAGCACCAGTGCCAGGCTGCCACACGAGGTCTCCAGCCCTGAAGCGCTCCGCGCGTTGGCGGCCGCGCTGCCGTTCGATAGCTAGTCAGCGGTGCGTGCCACAACGAAATCCTTGAAGTGCTCCACCGGCGGGGCATCATCGCCCTCGCGCCACACCAAACCCAGCTCACGGTAGGCCTCCGGCTCTAAGGGAATGAGGTTGCGGGCTTTCAGGTACGGGTCATCAAGCGGCAGCAACGCTGATCCCAGTCCGGCGGCCACGAGGCCGGCCACGGTGGTCAGCTCCATCGACTCGAAGACCAGGCGGGGGCTAAAACCGGCTTCGCCTGCCAGGGAATCCAGAAGCATGCGCGTTCCATAACCCGGCAGCATGCCGATGAAGGGCTCGTCGCGAAAATCTTCCATGCGCACATTGCCTTTTCCTGCCGCCCAATGCCCTTCCGGGACCGCCAGCCCCAGTCGTTGCAGCTTGAGCTGGTGCCAACCCAGCGGGCCTGGGTTTATAGGTCGGGGACCAACCAGCGCTAAGTCGGACTCGCCGGCCGCTACTCTGTCCACCAACTCCCGGGCCGCCCCCTGGTGCAGGCGAATATCCACGTGCGGGTGTTGAGCGCGATAAGCCTTGAGTAGCTCCGGGACCATCCACGTGCCCAGGGAATGCATGAAATCGAGGCGCACGGTACCGCGCTCCGGATCCATAAGTCGGGACACGGCATCGCGCGCAGCGGCTTCCGACAAAAGCATCCGCCGCGCGTGTTCCACGAAGGCCCGGCCGCGGGCATTAAGCCGCAGGCGCCGGCCGCTGCGCTCAAACAGGCTGGCCCCCACTTCGGCTTCGATGCGCTGCACGCGGCGGGTCAGCGCGGATTGGGAGAGCCCGAGGGCGTCGGCAGCCGCGCCGACGAGGCCATGGTCGGCCACGGCGACGACGCCGCGCACATCCTCCAGATTCATGCACACCTCGCATGCTTTATGTAACTTTTAGACATTTTACACATAACCCACGCTAGGTCATGCTTGATGCATGACCAGAACGCGGCGCGCCACCATTGCCATGCTCTTCGTGGGCCTGGCAATTTTTTCTTGCCTCTACCCCACACAAGCCATGCTGCCCACCCTGGTGGAGGACATGGGCATGTCCCCCACGGAAGCCGCCATGACCATTTCGGCAGCCACCGGCGCACTGGCTATCTGCGTGATCCCCGTGTCCATCATCTCCGAGCACATCGGACGCGGAAAACTACTGCTCGTCTCCACCATCGCGGCCACGCTCATCGGCATGCTTGTTCCGCTAGCGCCCAACCCGGAAATCCTCATCGCCACCCGCGCGCTCCAGGGAGCCGTCATCGCCGGCGCACCTGCTACCGCCATGGCCTGGATTTCGGAGGAGCTAGAAAGTTCCTACGTTGCCCGCGCCATGGGTTTGTACATCGCCGGCACCACCATCGGCGGGCTGACCGGCCGTCTCATCCCGACTGGGCTTCTCGAGCTCACGTCCTGGCGCTGGGCCCTGGCAGGCTCCAGCCTGGTCACACTCATCCTGGCCATCATCGCAGCGATCTTGCTGCCCTACCAACAGAATTTCACCCCGAAGGAGATCCACTTCCGCTCGGAGCTGCGCGCCATCTTCCGCCACGCCCGGGACACCCGCCTGATCCCCTTATTCATCGTGGCCTTCGTGGCGATGGGCACCTTCGTGTCCCTCTATAACTTCTTGGCTTTTCGGCTCATCGACCATTTCCACCTCTCGCCGGGCTTGGCCGGCTTGGTCTTCCTCTTCTACCTCACCGGAACCTGGTCCTCGGCGCGCGCTGGCCGGCTGGTTACCCAAGTGGGCCACGCCAACACGCTTCTGCTCTCCTGCGCGCTCTTTGCCGTGGGCATCGCACTGTGCATGGGTTCGCTGATCCCCACCCTGCTGGGCATCGTGCTCTTCACCATCGGCTTCTTCGCGGCGCACTCCACTGCCTCGGGCTGGGTCGGACACATTGCCACCCACGACCGCGCGGAGGCCTCCAGCCTCTATGTCTTCTTCTACTACCTGGGCAGTTCTATCCTGGGCGCGCTGGCCGGCGTGCTCTTTGACTCCCTGTCGTGGACCGGCTTCATCACCGTCTACGCAGCCCTCGCAGCGGGTATCGCGGCGCTGAGTTGGGCCGTGAGAAAAACCGGATAAAATCGTGTTTTATGGATAAGTGGTCACCGCGTACATGGCACCGGAAGGCATCCCGCCCAGTCAGCCTGTGGATGATGGTCTTCCTCATCGCGGGCGCGACCCATACCTTTATTCCGAACTACCGCTGGGTCCTCATCCACCTCTTCACGCTCGGCATCCTCAGCAACAGCATCGTGGTGTGGTCCCAACATCTCACCGAGAAGTTCGTGCAGCTCAAAGTACCTCTTTCTGCCCGCCCCCGGCAGCTCGCACGCATTTATCTGCTGAACTCAGGCGTCGTTTTCACCCTCGTAGGTCAGATGCTCGTCGAAGCCTGGGAACGGCACTGGCTACTTACGCAGGTGGGTGCCACACTTGTTGCGACTGCCGTGGCTTGGCACGGCGCGGCCCTCTTTGCCTTATGGCGCCGCGCGGAATCCAAACGATTCCGCCCTGTCGTTGCTGCTTATGTGGCCTCCGCCTTCTTTCTTGCCGTGGGCGCCACCCTGGGCGCTTTCCTCGCGACGCATCCCTCCCATCCGCGCCTACTCATCGCCCACGTGGCCGCCAATATTGGCGGCTTCGTGGGCCTTGCGGCAGCCGGCTCACTGACCATCTTGTTCCCCTCCATCTGGCGCACCAAAGGAATCAATCCGCGCATGAGCTTAAGCTTCACCCTGCTGGGCCTGGGCGTCACCGCCACTGTGGTGGGCAGCATCTGGAATGTTCCGCAGGTAGGCCTCATCCTCTACTGCCTGGGCTGGGTGCTCAGCCTGCAGGGCTGGCTCGTCAACGCCCTCACCGTGGTGCGTGATCCGCGTGGACGCATTAGCTTCCCGGCACTTTCCGTGCTCTTTTCCTCTTTCTGGCTGCTCGGCGGTCTGATCTATTACACCACCCAGCACTTCTTCTCCAGCGAGCCAAAGATTCCCATGCTCGCGCTCGTCGTGGGCTTTGGCGCCCAACTGCTCATCGGCGTCATGGGCTATATGCTGCCGACCACTATGGGCGGCGGTCCCTCAGCGGTGCGGGCTGGCCTGCGCGAATACAACCGCTGGGGGCTCGGGCGATCCGTCTTCATTAACGGCGGACTCGCCCTGTGGCTGGCCACCGATAGTTCCCTCACCATGGTTGCCGCCTCCCTGCTCTGCCTTGGTTCCATGGCAGTCTTCCCCATCCTCACCGCCCGCGCGGTCAAGGCCCAGAAAGCCGTGCTGTTCAAGAAGGCCGAAGGCCCAGCCCCGACGAGCACCACGGATTGGGACCAGGCCTGGGTGGCCCTTGCAGTGCTCATCATCCTCGGCGGACTCAGCCTCATCCTGTAGATCCCCAGACCTCGATCCCGCAACCTCCTGGTGAGGGGTGGGACGTCGGCAAGCGCTTGGCGACGCCCACCTGCAGGTTGCGGGTTTCAGGTCTGGGGCCTTGCAAACAGGAAGGCAGAGAGAAGCTAGGGCTCGAGGGGGGACACTCCCGGCGCGCCATCGGTCATCCACTCGCGGACGGCGTGGGTAGCGCGCACATCGCCCGCGTTGTAGCGCAGAATCTGCGCCCGCGCGGCGGCATCCCCGGCAACGGCGGCGCGGCGGGCATTGACGGATTCCTCACCATCAAACTCTTCCGGCCATTCGAAACCCGCAACGGGGGCCACGGTCTTCAGGCCCAGCCCCGCAGTGCCAGCGAAACTGCGCTTGACGTGGGCGAACATATCCACCCATTCTTCCGAGGAGATGAACTCTTCCACCTCCTGGAGACTGGGCTTAGAAAAACGTTGGGCGGATCTGCGCATCCAATGGTTCTCACCATGGGCGGAGTAGCAGTAGGCTGCGAAGGTCTTTCCTGCCTCATGTGCCTCAGCGCGCACCCGCATGAGCCAGTCCCAGAACTCAGCGAAATTCTCCGCTTCCGCGCGGCCACCGAGCAGTTCCCACGTCACGAAGGAATGGTATTCACCGTCCAGAAGCGCACCCCACAGGTAGGCTCCCTGATCCAGGTAGGCCTCCATATCCACATCAACCTCGACATCCGCGCGGGGAGCGCTGACCCGGTCACGGCGCAACAGTGGGACGCCTTCACGCCAGGCAGCGGCAAGGGCGGAAGGGGCGCCGAGGGAGGCGTCGATAAGCCCCTGCACTGTCGTGATACCGCGCTCACGATAGGGCTTCGCGCGGTCGCCCGGCAGGAAGAGCGAGATGTCATCGCGGGCTTCCAGCTCCTCCCGGCACAAAGGCCAAAAGCGGCAGGAGGCGCACTCTTTAACGCGGCGTGGGCCCGCTGGTAGTGGCTGCGCCAACGCCTCATCGATGGCAAAACGCGAGGTATCCGTAACAAAAGCTTGGCTGCGATCCTGGCCAATCGCAGCGCCCCTGCCGGAATTCAGGCCTACTTCTTCCAAGCCCCGCGCGGCCAAGGCCAACCGGTAGCCATCGACGGCATGGTGCCGAATCTTGTACTTTGCCGGTAGCGGCTCACTCAACCCCAAACGATGGGTAGGCACAACCAGCGTACGCGAGCTCTCGTGCGGGCGGGCCACGCGGTGATCAGAAACGATGACAGGACTGTATTTGTCCCCATCCCGCACTAGGAGCTCCACGCGCACCATCCACTCGGAAGTAGAAAACACAGCGTTCGTAATGTGCGTATAGCCATGAACAAGTGCTTCCAGTGTGGCAAGCGCCCGCTCGAAATCATCCCCCTCCAGGTCAATCCGGCGGAAACGCCCCGGTCCCTTCTTGGGAAGGCGGCTGAGCGCAGCATCGATGGCGGCCGCGTGGCGCTCCGCGCGGGCTTGGCTCACTGCGGTGCGTGGGATCTCGGGATGCGCGCGGCGCTGCACTAAGCGATAACGGCAGCCCACAAGATCCGTGGCAACGAGCACATCCTTCACAGCAGGTGAGCTTAGTAGACCACCTTGCTAGAGTTGTAGCGAGACCCTAAAGATAGATTAATAAAAGGACGTTTCAATGGGCATTATGAAGAAAATCCGCAAGGCCCGCCGTGAGGCCCGCGCTGAGATCAAGGCCGCTAAGACCCGTGCAAAGGCAGAGGTCAAGGCTGCAGATAAGGCCAAGCACCGCCAGCAGAAGCTGCTGGCCAAGCAAGAAAAGGCACTTATTAAGTCTGAGGAAAAGGGCTTAAAGAAGCGCCGCCAGCACGAGTACAAAATGGCCAAGAAAGAACTCGAACGCATCAAGCAGGGCCGTTTTAATAAGGACAATGTCAAGCGCTATGCCGGTGCCCTGCGCACCGCAGCACCGCTTCTTTTGCCCTTGATCTACCGCGGCATCACTGCCGCCCAGCGCGAGGTGGAAAAGAAGCGCGCGCAGAAAGCCGGTGTCAGCGCCGAACAGCTGGCGTCCTTCTCCGGCCACGGCGCGCCGCTCAAGGCCCGCACCGCGGGTATCCGCAACTCTCTCAAGGACGCGCAGCTTCCCGCTGGTTTCAAGCGCGACGTCAAGGAGCGCCTCAACGAGCTTGACTCCGCGATTGACAATGCGGAGTACATGACCGATCAGCAGCGTCAGCGCGCGCACCGCTCTATTTCCGGCGAGATCGACTCGCTGAACGACGAAATCCAAGCCAAGCTGGGGGCTTAGCCTCTCAGCGCGCAGACGTCTACCCTTCAAGCCGCACTACCCTCCCCCAAGCGGGGAGGACACTCGTCGCGTATCCACATCGTTCAGCCGGAATGGAGATTCATGGCCCGCCGCGAAATCACTCAGTTTTTTGATGATATCGATAACAAGCCCCTCAGTGAGGAAGAACTGATCGTCATCCGCTTCAGCGTTGACGGTAAGGACTATCTTCTCGACGTATCCCAAGAAAACGCCGACAAATTCCACGCTGCGCTGGACCCCTTCATCAAGGCGGCCCGCCACCCCGTTAAAAAGGACACCCGCCGCTATAAGCCAGCCGATGTCCGCGCGTGGGCCGCCAAGCACGGCTACCAGGTAGCTGAGCGCGGCAAGATCCCCAACGAGGTGATTTTGGCGTACCGCAACGCCAACAATCTTTAAAGAACGCCCTGCTCGCGGGCAGCAGCCACGGCGGAGGTGCGGGAGCGCACGCCTAGTTTGTCGTAGATGTGGACTAGGTGAGACTTCACCGTCGCCTCTGACAGCATCAGTTCCACACCGATCTCACGGTTGGAGGAACCCGCCGCCACCAGCTTCAATACTTCAAGCTCACGCGGGGTAAGGGAGGTGCGCGGGGTACGCACGCGGGTCATCAGCTTATCGGCCACCACGGGCGAGAGCGCGGAATCTCCTTCCGCCGCCGAACGTACCGCCGCGAGCAACTCCACCGGTGGCGCATCCTTCAGCAGGTAGCCCACCGCTCCGGCCTCGATGGCTCCGAGGATATCCGCATCGGTGTCATAGTTGGTCACCACGAGCACCTTGGGGGGATTCTCCATGGAGTAGCGGATAGCAGCGGTTGCTTCCGCGCCACCCATGACGCGCGTGCCTTCGATGCCCGCGCCGAAACGCAAATCCATGAGGAGGACGTCGATGCCACCCGCCTGTGCCGCGGAAACAGCGGCCTCGGCCGTAGCTACCTCGCCCACGACCTCGATATCCTCTGCTCCCTCGAGCACCGAGCGTAGACCTAAGCGTACGATCTCGTGGTCGTCGGCAAGCAAGACCCTAATCACGGGCTTCCTCCTCATTGGTACAGTGTGGACAATTTCCTAATCTACATCGTTATCTAAGGGCACACTAACTGAGACCGCCGTGCCGCTGCCTGGCGTGGATTCAATCACGACTTCTCCGCCGAGCTCCTCTGCGCGCCTGCGCATCGCCGATAGACCAATATGGCCCAAACCCGCCGGCTTATTCTCCACCGCCGCGACATCAAAGCCCTCTCCATTGTCCACGACGTCCACGCGCACCTCATCCGGCGCATAGGTCACGGTGACCCGCGCCTTGCTGGCGTGAGCGTGCTTGACGACGTTCCCCATCGCTCCCTGCGCAATCCGCAACAGTGCTGCTTCCACCTTCATGGGCAACTGCTGCGTATCGCCCTCAACGTCCACAGACACGTCGACCCCACCGGTTGCCACGAAATTATCCGCCATCCGCGTCATGGCAGCTCCCAGGGAAGTTTCCGAGAGTGCCGCCGGCTGAAGTGCCGCAATCATGGCGCGCGCTTCATGGAGGTTATCCGCTGCGGTGCGCCGCGCGAGCTCAATGCGCTCTTGTGCTTTGGGAATATCCTCTTGGTCGAGGTCTCGGTCAGCGGCATGCAGCAGCATCTGGATGGAGGACAGGCCCTGCGCCAGGGTGTCGTGGATCTCGTGGGCGATGCGCTGACGCTCAGCCGTCATGCCTGCCGTGCGCTCAGACTCCACAAGTTGCGAACGGGTCTTCACCAATTCCTGGTTCATACGGCTCAGCGCCCGGAAGGCGTAGGTAATCGCGATTGTCACCAGGGCCGATACCGCGGGGCCCATGATGCCGCCGAAGGACAACCCACCCGGTATCTGCACCAGCACGGTCATCACCGTGGCCGCGATAACGCAGATGATGCCGGGGATCATCTCCAGTACGTAGAGGTACACAAAATACAGGGAAAACACGAGATAGATGGCCGCGGGCGCCACCGCCATATCCGCTAGCCACAACACCGTGAGAATGACTATCCAGCCATAACGCGCGATGCGCGGCAGGGTCTCTAAGTAGGCCGACCCCCCGAAGTACACCACGGCAAAAGAAACCAAGAGCAAAAGGTTCAACACACCTTGCCACAGGGGAAGGCGTACCGTGGTAAAAATTGCCACCACCAGCAGCGTCGCCGTCAGGACGTGGATACCGTTGCGCAGGGCATCCGATTCAACCGAGCGCTGGTCTAGTGTGGACGTCAT contains:
- a CDS encoding L-lactate dehydrogenase, with product MGNHVGNKVVLIGAGDVGVAYAYALVNQGTVDHLAIIDIDEKKLEGNVMDLNHGVVWAPSRTRVTKGTYEDCKDASMVVICAGAAQKPGETRLQLVDKNVKIMNSIVADVMKNDFDGIFLVASNPVDLLTYAVWKASGFPHQRVIGSGTVLDSARYRYMLSEMDDVAPTSVHAYIIGEHGDSELPVVSSANIAGVSLSHRSEKDPGYNERIEKIFEDTRDAAYHIIDAKGSTSYGIGMALARITRAVIQNQAVALPVSAYLQGEYGHEDVFIGTPAIVDRSGVNRVIELALDDHEKERFENSFNTLNTIKEEIFG
- a CDS encoding alpha/beta-hydrolase family protein; the protein is MASMRQLARRIALKTARTGLQAAIFSLELISDLTPGMRMTGRRRLPQNMWPGLFGAEVATWAAVSPSLLPRPWWVTAANVAIGQGAGHLAATTAAFAAKRALRHAGRRPQDRVGPTTRRYSYYLLGLGTFIAGIRSLRNQTEQARLVGKLNDRGPQSAALGMMVGTAGYGALLIVGEAAQLTVTQLSLQVQRWLPRWIAWPLAGGAVGFAAAVASDRMVWRRLLRKATVQGLALNKLVYPGSVMPWEPERSGSPWSHEQWTAVGSQGRVFLDRGPRAQDIKEVMHFDRAREPIRIYIGLIRGRGPHAAARHAVAEMDRTGAFHRDTIVLQMPSGSGWINNYSVSGYEFLTRGNCATVALQFDYLPSMFSYLVDKNLSRTFARELIAAVHARLELLPEDNRPKLYLSGESLGCYAIVENYETVEDLLAACDGAVFTGPPRMTSFMRRLHRERGSLERLPLIDGGRHLRFAAVPAHMEHDAFGEPYGPWERPRVAVGQHASDAIVWWDSKLIYARPNWIHEPTPQTLYADTFNNLRWHPFITFWQVALDQINSLNVPGGHGHNYFEETFWYWDSVLGSQTRTQLTPELAERMRAFVERDQLNKPSDFRTHVRKQL
- the msrA gene encoding peptide-methionine (S)-S-oxide reductase MsrA, whose protein sequence is MFLFKPEPKLVAAEDALPGRAEPVLDNPQPHAVLGTPITGPWKEGQKSLIIAIGCFWGAEKMFWETEGVESTSVGYAGGTTPNPTYYEVCRGLTNHAEAVQITYDPQRVSLRDLVVKALEAHDPTQGFRQGNDVGTQYRSAFYPETEEERQEIQQLVDSYAGKLADAGFGATTTEVTLLSETDSGEYYLAEDEHQQYLHKVPNGYCPHHSTGVKCG
- a CDS encoding superoxide dismutase; translated protein: MAVYELPELDYAYDALEPHISAEIMELHHSKHHAGYVAGANAALEALEEQRNGEANADAIRALSKNLAFNLGGHTNHSIFWKNLSPNGGGEPTGELAEAINRDFGSFEKFKAHFSAVATGLQGSGWAVLGYDHVAGRLIIEQLTDQQGNISVNFTPLLMLDMWEHAFYLQYKNVKADYVKAVWNVFNWDDVAERYAAATK
- a CDS encoding LysR substrate-binding domain-containing protein, yielding MNLEDVRGVVAVADHGLVGAAADALGLSQSALTRRVQRIEAEVGASLFERSGRRLRLNARGRAFVEHARRMLLSEAAARDAVSRLMDPERGTVRLDFMHSLGTWMVPELLKAYRAQHPHVDIRLHQGAARELVDRVAAGESDLALVGPRPINPGPLGWHQLKLQRLGLAVPEGHWAAGKGNVRMEDFRDEPFIGMLPGYGTRMLLDSLAGEAGFSPRLVFESMELTTVAGLVAAGLGSALLPLDDPYLKARNLIPLEPEAYRELGLVWREGDDAPPVEHFKDFVVARTAD
- a CDS encoding MFS transporter, with the protein product MTRTRRATIAMLFVGLAIFSCLYPTQAMLPTLVEDMGMSPTEAAMTISAATGALAICVIPVSIISEHIGRGKLLLVSTIAATLIGMLVPLAPNPEILIATRALQGAVIAGAPATAMAWISEELESSYVARAMGLYIAGTTIGGLTGRLIPTGLLELTSWRWALAGSSLVTLILAIIAAILLPYQQNFTPKEIHFRSELRAIFRHARDTRLIPLFIVAFVAMGTFVSLYNFLAFRLIDHFHLSPGLAGLVFLFYLTGTWSSARAGRLVTQVGHANTLLLSCALFAVGIALCMGSLIPTLLGIVLFTIGFFAAHSTASGWVGHIATHDRAEASSLYVFFYYLGSSILGALAGVLFDSLSWTGFITVYAALAAGIAALSWAVRKTG
- a CDS encoding copper oxidase gives rise to the protein MDKWSPRTWHRKASRPVSLWMMVFLIAGATHTFIPNYRWVLIHLFTLGILSNSIVVWSQHLTEKFVQLKVPLSARPRQLARIYLLNSGVVFTLVGQMLVEAWERHWLLTQVGATLVATAVAWHGAALFALWRRAESKRFRPVVAAYVASAFFLAVGATLGAFLATHPSHPRLLIAHVAANIGGFVGLAAAGSLTILFPSIWRTKGINPRMSLSFTLLGLGVTATVVGSIWNVPQVGLILYCLGWVLSLQGWLVNALTVVRDPRGRISFPALSVLFSSFWLLGGLIYYTTQHFFSSEPKIPMLALVVGFGAQLLIGVMGYMLPTTMGGGPSAVRAGLREYNRWGLGRSVFINGGLALWLATDSSLTMVAASLLCLGSMAVFPILTARAVKAQKAVLFKKAEGPAPTSTTDWDQAWVALAVLIILGGLSLIL
- a CDS encoding TM0106 family RecB-like putative nuclease, which gives rise to MKDVLVATDLVGCRYRLVQRRAHPEIPRTAVSQARAERHAAAIDAALSRLPKKGPGRFRRIDLEGDDFERALATLEALVHGYTHITNAVFSTSEWMVRVELLVRDGDKYSPVIVSDHRVARPHESSRTLVVPTHRLGLSEPLPAKYKIRHHAVDGYRLALAARGLEEVGLNSGRGAAIGQDRSQAFVTDTSRFAIDEALAQPLPAGPRRVKECASCRFWPLCREELEARDDISLFLPGDRAKPYRERGITTVQGLIDASLGAPSALAAAWREGVPLLRRDRVSAPRADVEVDVDMEAYLDQGAYLWGALLDGEYHSFVTWELLGGRAEAENFAEFWDWLMRVRAEAHEAGKTFAAYCYSAHGENHWMRRSAQRFSKPSLQEVEEFISSEEWVDMFAHVKRSFAGTAGLGLKTVAPVAGFEWPEEFDGEESVNARRAAVAGDAAARAQILRYNAGDVRATHAVREWMTDGAPGVSPLEP
- a CDS encoding DUF6474 family protein, with translation MGIMKKIRKARREARAEIKAAKTRAKAEVKAADKAKHRQQKLLAKQEKALIKSEEKGLKKRRQHEYKMAKKELERIKQGRFNKDNVKRYAGALRTAAPLLLPLIYRGITAAQREVEKKRAQKAGVSAEQLASFSGHGAPLKARTAGIRNSLKDAQLPAGFKRDVKERLNELDSAIDNAEYMTDQQRQRAHRSISGEIDSLNDEIQAKLGA